The window ccacccttgattgttACAGGGCCCATCaggatgattatatgaaatccactccaaccattagatcccacaccaaaatttaggctggGGACCAGgcccatctatgattcaggtgtgccataccaagggaaatagtttggagggcaaTGGTTGCCCCATATATAGtctccaatcatgtggtccagcTGAATCACGGATGGGGATATTTTTGGGACCGTGGCTTAGCATGAGGTGATGcacctgatggttggggtggattttacataaacatcatggtggagcccacccaagCAGCCAGCCCATTTGCTCGCACACCGACTCAACCGAGTATTAACAAAATGTAACAGAAGGTAGCGGAATGATAATAATATCAATTAATGAGGTAACCTTTTGAAAAATGTACcggaatgtaaattccatataattaggtttttctttttttgtaaaattcccttcttcttcttcttcttcttcttatcatTATTATTAATTACTAGGATAGAGTTGGGGTCTTGGAGATTTGGGATAGAGGTGTAATgttgtcatttttaaagattttcctaATCTTACTATGATTGGtttttccatttaaaaaaaaaaaaaaaaacccttaacaCGAGGTGGTTTTTTACCATATTTAGAAAATAGGTGGAAAACACGTAAGGGGGGCTGTTTTGTGTCATTGGACCAAACACATTCCTAATCATATTGAGCTTGTAGGTTATACGCTTTCCTACTTGATCTCTCATTTTCTTGTGGTTCTGGCTATACGTATTGGTTTTTCCACCATTTCTAGACATTGGCAGCTTACACATGGTGCAAATGCACATCCTGACAATCCAAACCAAAGACCCCATTGTTGAAGGGCCATACCACTAAAACCACACTGAtatgatgatcctaaccgtccaagtgACTAGTATCATGTAGTCGGCTAGAAGTAAACTGTCAGGGTCCAAAATGAATGGGCGAAAtgagacagttaagatcatctgatcatcatgatttattgtgactgcgCTCTTGGTGCAGTTCTGTTCAACTTCGGTGGAGAGCATGGGAGAAGAAAGTGACCACGTGCAAATGATTGCCTTGTCAGATGCACTAGGAGTGCCAATTCGCGTGGTCAACCTTGACAGCAGCTCATGCAAGGCCAGCAGTGTCAATGAAGCAAACCACCACGATTTCATCCCAGGCAATGGTCCTAACCCAGTAAAACCAATCATCACATTGCTCTACCGGCCAGGCCACTACGACATTCTTTACCCCAAGCGACTCACCTTGCCAAGTATGTGATTTTAGGAATTAACTATGTGGTCCTTGACCTGGGAACATGAATGCTATCCTGTTTTGAGTTCGTAAAGTACTCTTATTGATCTAATGGGCCCCATCATCAATGGCTCATTCCCCCCGAGAATCTCATTGGTGGAACGTTCCTTCGTGTTTGTTGGTGGGGCTGCAGGTGactaagaatatatatatatatatatatatatatatatatcagcaatTATCTCATTTGACGACAGAAGGTGCGATATAATTAGATGACGACCAAGCCATCCACGTGGTGCCCATTGGATCAAAGGCCTATATCACTAATACACTCTTAGATTTCGATGGTTGGGCTTTATACTGAATGGAACTCTGGCCCGTAATCCTATAATGCAGGCTATTGATGCGGCAAGGGCCCACGGATGGGACCATTGTACAGCAAAATCCATGGATGAATTCAATGGGGGTAGCTACTTTTAGCTATGTTTTATTCGATACCAGATTTGTTTTCCAAATGTTGATGAGCTTCTAGGCTGATTCCAAATGTGAATGGGACGAACAGAGACAACAGTTTTACGTCTAATACATGATCACATGCATACCTGACCAACTCCTTTTGAAAGTTCGCCTTTATGGTTTCTATCAAATGcagaccattcatctgttggGTCCCACAATCGCTTGCTGCCAACATTGAAAGGTTAGGGTTGTCCACTTTCTGAATAGATTATTGAGACATGCTTAATCCATGGTGAGACCCAACAGACTGATGGCCCGGATAATTGATTTGTGGGTGTCATTGTGCAGACATTGAAACAAGGTATATTGTGCAGATCCTTTGGTTGAGGATCCTATAATTCATCATTACTCTCTTTCGAGTCCTTTTTGGTTGAGGTGAAAGGTGGTTGGCTATAAACGAAACAAGGTTGTTTTGGTGGGCACTGTAATTGGATAGGTGGGGGCCCCATTGCAGTGATCCAGGCAGTTTATACGTGGGGCCTTTTCATAGTGTGGGCAGTGTCAGTCGATGCAAGGAATCTGGCGTTTGGATATGGAAATTGTAATGATTATGCAAACGATTATTTCCAACTTTACCATAGAAATGATTCTAAATTTAGGGATCCTATTCAAAATAGGAGCAAAAATCCTAGTTTTATTTGACAACATTACATTATATCTTGCATAGAGGAATTGTTATTATGGATAATGCTAATGATTATTTCACAGAATTTATCAAAAAATGCTCAAAATAGATTTGCAAAGGTTGAAACCCCGTACACTTAATTTAGATAGCCAAATGTTTAGGCCTGACATGTTTGTAGAACATTTGAACAGTGTATCAGGTGGGACTTTTGTCTGGTTGATTTGGTTGGCAAAATGATTAGAACAATCCATTACAAATCTACTGCATGAGGAAAACAGGGGTACCTACGGTGCCACCCCAAAAACTTTATACCCAAAACCTTTCAATTCCTGCAGAGTTCGTAAACGTTGATACGATGGGACTCACCTGGAAGGCACGTGGAGAAGATCCTAGCTATAGACATTTGCCCTTTCAGAACTACTGTACCACAACTTCCCGTTCCTCGCCATATTTCCCACTAACATGCCAATAGTGCAcgaaatcagtaccatgaaaaccaTAGGCCACGCCATGATTATCATCCTGCTCAGCTGATCCATGGCGTGGATCACCAAACACAACGGATCTAACTTCCTCGCCACTCCCACGGAGAATGAAAACGTTATTAAATGAGGGTTGAATTGCAATTGGTCCAATGTAATACCTAATGGagttcaataccatttaatcctgcATTCCAAACAGGCCTTTAGGTTTCACCCTAGATCCATAAAACTGTTCAAGGCTTAAGCAGATCCCAGAGCCAAGACACCCAAACATTCCTCCTAGTCAAATCTGGATGCTTGGCAGTCCAATtgatcaatctggactgtccatttaaTTGACCAGCatacaaaaatcacactgatttgaACATTCTAACCATCGGATGGGTAGCTGTTTTTAATGGAAAGTCACGATCATCTGCCCACTCGGCAATttggtcccatcatggattgccTTGTTTCTAACTAAATCTATTCTTCTCGGGCCATCACAACCATCCCATTCCTGCTTAGAATCAGATGGCTATTTCATGGTAGCCCCCATGAAATGTGCGTCGAatctaatggacagttcagatcgatgtGTAGGAACATACAAGTGTCCCAATCCTAACACTGGATTATTTCTCCAACAGAAaatagagggaaaaaaaaaaaagacaagacAAACACCTTCACATTAGTGGATAGGGCCCATCATCGCCCTCTTTTACTATTAGTACACAGCAAAACAcatcaaaaacaaaaattacagtgAACAGAAACAAAGgaacagaaaaaataaatttaaaaataaaaaaaattgtaaagaaaatgaagagataaccttcttcttcttcttttttccaaaaCCGCGCAGCATAAACATCGCTCTCTCCCTTCGCTCAGAAACCACCTATACATTTTATTCCTCGAGACCGGCCAAAATCTCTGTATTTCACGCATTTGGTTCCGAAAAAATACAAAACAGGAACTAAAAAGGCTTCTCCCCAAAAGAATCCATCAGGTCCCCATTTGCATTCAATCTGCAGCGTTATTTGGAATTGTGAGGAAATTTGTAGAGGAACCAGTGTGGGTGTGTGTTTTGGTTCTTCCCAGAGGTTAGTGGCGCTTGGAAAGTGGGGTCACTCCAAGCCTTTTGAAGAACCTGATGAAGAGTCTGTCCCGCTGTTAGATTCCTCCCCAATGGCTGAGGGAGGTGGGCTGCCTTGATGATGGTTCTCCTCGTTGCTGTTGGAACGGGTTCGGCCCGGCCTGGATCGGATGTTTAACCCCATTGGGAAGGGCTCCTGGAGAGACATTTGTAGCTTAGGATTGGATTCAATCTTGTTAGCAAAACCAATTCAACTCATGCGATGGACAGGAGAACAGTAATTGAGGCATTCATCAATGCAAtttgtgatccagaccattgacctGGATGGACGACCCCCAGGTGATGCCAAAAATCTCTCAAACTCGAAGATCCTAAAGCTTCAATCAGTGACCCATAAAAGACAGTTATTACAGGAACCTTCTACATTCAACAAAAAGAAGGCTACTTAGTGACCAAAAGGGTTGGGATCTTTTGATCTGGGGCATCTTTGGGTAAtaaaccatcatggtggggtccatcagatcaatgttctgggacaatggggcccacatagacaTAATTGATAGCCTCAACAAAATGTATGCTTGCTGTGGCTCTGATCTAAATAATTCCCACAACTAAGTGGCTACAAAACATGGTCTAAGATAACCCATTGGAACAAACTCTATTATGGTATGAATTTCTTCTGACACATTCCCAATACGATGGAATGGtgtaacaggattcatgtagctgaccccaattagttgggataaggcttagatgatgatgatgatgatgatgatgatgatgacaacattCTGATATAATTGACCTTGGTACGATGTGGAATTCCATTAGAAGCGTCTATGGTGGAATCTATGGGTGATGCGTTCAAATACTATGTCTATATCAGGATGTAATGACGTGTTGTATCGTATTGCCTGATAAACTTATCGTGATATATTCCCAAAAGTAAAAGATCCATTCTGGCATTCTGAACTACAATGCAAGGGCTTGTATACCTGGTTGCCAGCATTTGGACCATCGGAGTGGAAAAGAATGGGGCGGCATCGTTTATCCTCATTCATCAAGCTTGAATTTTGGAAATGAGCAATGAGAGCAGCTTTCCCTTGGATCCGTGCATATGCGAGAGATGCCACCTTCTCACTGTTGAACTTCTCCCACTTCTTACCATTAAATGCCTGCACAGACAATTCGCTTTCTTTAGCACAACTTCACATGAGAAGCTGACAAACTACAAGCAAATCCCATCTAGAAATTTGACAAATTGTGAATGGAACATGATATCTTGTGACTACAGTCTACCATCAGACCACACCGTGGGCCAAACCTGAAAGAATGGAACAATCTGCATAGGATCGATCATGTTGATAAAGGCATAGCCTACATTGCATTTGTTCTACAAAATATAAAAGAACATTGCAAAACCTGAGTCAGAATCAATACCATAGAAACAGAAAAGATCACGATTACAAAATGAAAGTCTCATCCGGTTAAAAGTAACTCGCCTTAAAATCAATTGGCAAATAAATGAAATCATAGGTCCCTTGGTGATGCTCATCAATTGTGGCCAATAGCATCTTAGAAGTGTATCTGTAATCATGCCCAATTCAGAGTAAAATGATCAAGAAGAGAAAACAAACAAGAAAACACTGTGCATGTGAATCTTAAAATTGTCTTGTATCATGGATAGTATACAAAGGAAATAAAGCCGAGTTCAAATATGCCCTGTGCAGTTTGTTGGCCAAGCAAATTTCCAGATTGAACATCAAATATTTTCTCTGGAATAATAAAATACTAGTGATATGATAAATCTATAGAAATACTAGGCTAAAAGAAGGTATGTAATAAAAAATGGTTCAGGGTGGACCACATACTTGTTAGGGATGTTTTTAATCATGAGCGTTGTTCTAGTGTCTTCCCCATGCAATATGCGGGAAATATCAAGTTCATACTGTTTCCTGTCAGCCTGATTCAAACTCGCATCATTTCTCCGGCTCCTAATCCGCTCATTAGGAGCATCGAACAATGTTGGCATGGGAATCATGGGATCTCTGCCCGGGAACATGTGGGCCCTTTGCTGAGGGGAAGGTAAACCGACATTCGGAGAGGGAATTGAAGGGTCAATGCAGTTTCCACCAACATGAGGAAAAATGCTACGAGAGACGAGATCCAACGGATGGAATGTGGAGCTGCTGGAAAACCCCACACTTCCAATGGACCCAGGATGGAAAGCAGATGCCTCAGTTGGCTCTGCTGCATAGGCATGTTGCCTGTCCCAGAGAGAGGAATTGATGACAGGTGCAGATCCCACATGATGGTGGTGGGGGTGGTGTAAAGGCATGACTGTTTGCAGCATATGAGACGGTGCTCTGAGAAGACCATGCATTTGCTGCCCGGGATGAGCATGGATGCCGTTGACAAATGATGGCGAGCTTGGCCACATCATGGGGCTTGgaggatgatgatggtgatatgAGTTAGAGTTGCTCCATGCATAATGATGTCCGTGGAGAGGGCAGCTTCCATTCCCACCAGCACTGAAAGCTGCAAAAGATAGGGGCTGTTAGTTGCATAGCAAAGTCAGACCTGACCTCATTAATGGAAATGCCATCATACCAGAAATTCTTagctaaaccaaaaaaaaaaaaaaaaagattcaatcTTGGCCAGTCAAGAAGTGATCTCTCTCAACTTCAACCAGAGCAAACGTATTTGGGAGGAATTATAGGGTTGTGATGCATCAGGATGTGAGTAGCGACCAAATGTGCCCAGTTTGTACGAGTGTGGAACCCATAGTTTCGTGATTCAGATTGTTTTATCTTGATTCTTTTTTGGCAAAGCtatttttatgaaaaatcaaTGAAAGAGTATCGAAATACAGCCAATTTctactatgggccccactgtaaatGGGGATGCAACAAAATTCTTTTAGATTGGAAGGGTACTAACCACACAATCTTTGACCTTCTTTTATCAGATTGATGTTCTCATATTCTATTTCTTAACCACATCATTTTAGGCACTGATAAGAATTGATAGGGCCATAGGTAGGAATGATTGGCAAACTAAGACTCTCAAAGCGGCCCCAAATAGCTAGGAGAAGCCTCTAATGACAGTGGTGGTGGTCTTCATAGGCAACCGGTTGAAGGCCTAGGAAATATTTGATGCATCCCCAATCCAGTGGGCCAGTCAGATCAATCGTCAGGGTCAATGAACCAAGGATACGACTTGTATGGGTATGGTGGTAATAGGACAGTATTCACATGCTGATGCATCAGGTCCTGATAATTTCTCAGTTCTAATAAGGGTACAAAATGAAAGCACTACCAACCTTTGCACTTACCCCCTTTGTTAATGTCAAAGGGATGACTATTAGACCCACCCGAGCCCACCCTAAGGATGTGCCTATTAGCAATCCCTTCAGTTGGCCCAGAGCCAGAATTCATGCTTGCCGGCATGGCTGGGACACCATTGCTCACACCATCATGATGATATTCTGGAAGTGAATGAGGACGGAAATTTGGCACATGTTGAAAACCGGATTTCATCTGGTCCAGTGAATGTCTGTGCTCATCAAGGCCAGCCTGAGTGCCATGATTGCCAACAGATGCAACACCAACAGGAGAGGACAAGCTGTGAAGAACGCTAGATGAGATCCCATGAAATGCACTTTCAATGAATGGGCTAATGGGTGGTCGGAGCGCAGAATGTAGACCATCGATAGCCCCATTATCAAGGCAACCGGATCTAATCGGCTCGTGAGGGACTGGTCCTGGAAACGATGCCATGCAGAATCAGATTTAAGAAATCAACAGTCTAATATAACATGCATTAGGACAGGGAGGAATGAAAGCACTTGACTGCATGAGTTTGAGGGTTTTCTGTGGCACACGTGCTGACATAGCACATGTTTGCAGGATAATAGACAATTGCGAACATGCCCCACCCTATAAAATCAGGGGTCTACTAATCACGTAAACAAACCGTGCATACTGAATgttggaccattcatcatatgtTTCCAGTTTCCATTTTCCtcatatatacatgcatgctGCTGGAAGAGTGGTGTGACCTCATTTTGGGCAAGACATTTTCACATATGATGAACAGCTAAGATCTGGCAAACGTGCCATGTCGGAACGTATGCTGGAAACCCTCAATCTCACACAAGTGAGTCGGAAAAGTAGGACCCAGGGAGGAGTAATAATCTACGAGGAACAAGCATATCACCATATCCTCCTGGTGGTGAGCTATTAGGAGGGCTAAATCCACCAGCTTCCTCCTGCTCCAACTCAGGAGAGAACTGCTGCATCAAGCTGCTAAAAACATTATCCCGTCAGAAATCTAATATCAACAAGttaaatataaaatacaaaagGAAGTGCTAcaaaacataaaaaaagaaaGGTAATGACAAGAGGCAGTAAAATTAACATCACACGAgctgtttctatattccaatctgtcCATGCTTGTGATAAGCTATGTCAACAAACAAACAGACCTAGATCTCCAAttcaaaaaggagaaagaaaagacaTCCCAATGCACATCCATACAGAGTCATGAATTGGTAATAACAGCCACATCTGGCAATCAGGAACAAGTATCAttctaaatttcatatttggcTTCACACCATCTCAGAAGCACAACAACGGAACGAGGCTTATCAACCCAAATGTATCACTTTACCCATATCCAGGTTGATGGTGGCATTGTCAATGAATGCAAGATATGGAAATGCACACCATATAAGGCAATGGTGCAAGCAATTTCTCTTCATGAATGCATTTAGCAAGAAAGGTGTAGAGTTGGGTTTCCTCACAAAAGTTGAACTAGTGCCCCTCAAATCGCATAGACGAAAGCATGATGATAGAACTTTAAACAAACGAAATCAATCCATGGACGAAATAACCTAAGCATATTTGAACTCAATAAGATGACATTGGTTCAGTGGTAAACAAGCTCTCAACTTTATCTCTGTCTGAAGCTATTAAATCCCATGATAAAGCATCTAAAATTCCCTTTAGCGGATCCAATTACTCTTTTCCGACATTTGCAGATGTTTATCAATTATGGAAGCCATACGGCCAAATTGAGTACATGAGATCAACCAAATTAGAACAAATTAAAATCATAAGGGTGCATTTGGGTGTTTCTATTCTCTGAGTCAGATAGGATACACTAGGTCCAAATCACTAACTGTTCTTATCTTGATATCGATTTGGGGCAGAcgatgataaaataaaataaaattaaattattaataataataataataaaaagggaaCATGCTTGTGGTGGTTTTTGTTTCCGCATTTCACAAACAAAAAATTGGATTAGCTCTGCCACTAAAGGTGTGGAACCAATCACAACTTGGAGGCAAAGCTTCAAGAACATGGTGCAAAAACATGACGAAACAAGAAAGCACGCAAGTGTGTTTGGACAATACTACCGTCGTGCACCCCCTGGCCGGCTGGGCTCAAGCTTGATTTGCTTCCCGGCAATATCACTTCTGTTCAAAGCATGCAGAGCAGCTTCAGCGGCTCTAACATCATAAAACTCAATGAATTTGTGATGACGTTTATGTGGAGTTTCACGT is drawn from Magnolia sinica isolate HGM2019 chromosome 5, MsV1, whole genome shotgun sequence and contains these coding sequences:
- the LOC131246618 gene encoding protein MEI2-like 4 isoform X6 — its product is MPFEVMDQRGLYGPSSFFSEEICFPTERQIGFWKPESMPDHQGVGMEGISLVSRKKSDTSSLLERHLVNAERTSSLSMTSWKVTNRDIGSHSNLYMQPASYFVEGNKVDLDGSQYENGLFSSSLSDIFKKKLRLSSNDIIYGQSVDTITSQFEEDEPYESLKEIEAQTIGDLLPDDDDLLSGIIDELEYIAQPNTGDDRDEFDLFSSVGGMELEADNGLSCYGGSRSSDFIGAIPNGQQGGSNSPFAGEHPYGEHPSRTLFVRNINSNVDDAELRMVFEQYGDIRTLYTACKHRGFVMISYYDIRAARNAMRALQNKPLRRRKLDIHFSIPKDNPSDKDINQGTLVVFNLDSSVSNDELRQIFGVYGEIKEIRETPHKRHHKFIEFYDVRAAEAALHALNRSDIAGKQIKLEPSRPGGARRSLMQQFSPELEQEEAGGFSPPNSSPPGGYGPVPHEPIRSGCLDNGAIDGLHSALRPPISPFIESAFHGISSSVLHSLSSPVGVASVGNHGTQAGLDEHRHSLDQMKSGFQHVPNFRPHSLPEYHHDGVSNGVPAMPASMNSGSGPTEGIANRHILRVGSGGSNSHPFDINKGAFSAGGNGSCPLHGHHYAWSNSNSYHHHHPPSPMMWPSSPSFVNGIHAHPGQQMHGLLRAPSHMLQTVMPLHHPHHHHVGSAPVINSSLWDRQHAYAAEPTEASAFHPGSIGSVGFSSSSTFHPLDLVSRSIFPHVGGNCIDPSIPSPNVGLPSPQQRAHMFPGRDPMIPMPTLFDAPNERIRSRRNDASLNQADRKQYELDISRILHGEDTRTTLMIKNIPNKYTSKMLLATIDEHHQGTYDFIYLPIDFKNKCNVGYAFINMIDPMQIVPFFQAFNGKKWEKFNSEKVASLAYARIQGKAALIAHFQNSSLMNEDKRCRPILFHSDGPNAGNQEPFPMGLNIRSRPGRTRSNSNEENHHQGSPPPSAIGEESNSGTDSSSGSSKGLE
- the LOC131246618 gene encoding protein MEI2-like 4 isoform X5; the protein is MPFEVMDQRGLYGPSSFFSEEICFPTERQIGFWKPESMPDHQGVGMEGISLVSRKKSDTSSLLERHLVNAERTSSLSMTSWKVTNRDIGSHSNLYMQPASYFVEGNKVDLDGSQYENGLFSSSLSDIFKKKLRLSSNDIIYGQSVDTITSQFEEDEPYESLKEIEAQTIGDLLPDDDDLLSGIIDELEYIAQPNTGDDRDEFDLFSSVGGMELEADNGLSCYGGSRSSDFIGAIPNGQQGGSNSPFAGEHPYGEHPSRTLFVRNINSNVDDAELRMVFEQYGDIRTLYTACKHRGFVMISYYDIRAARNAMRALQNKPLRRRKLDIHFSIPKDNPSDKDINQGTLVVFNLDSSVSNDELRQIFGVYGEIKEIRETPHKRHHKFIEFYDVRAAEAALHALNRSDIAGKQIKLEPSRPGGARRYSLMQQFSPELEQEEAGGFSPPNSSPPGGYGPVPHEPIRSGCLDNGAIDGLHSALRPPISPFIESAFHGISSSVLHSLSSPVGVASVGNHGTQAGLDEHRHSLDQMKSGFQHVPNFRPHSLPEYHHDGVSNGVPAMPASMNSGSGPTEGIANRHILRVGSGGSNSHPFDINKGAFSAGGNGSCPLHGHHYAWSNSNSYHHHHPPSPMMWPSSPSFVNGIHAHPGQQMHGLLRAPSHMLQTVMPLHHPHHHHVGSAPVINSSLWDRQHAYAAEPTEASAFHPGSIGSVGFSSSSTFHPLDLVSRSIFPHVGGNCIDPSIPSPNVGLPSPQQRAHMFPGRDPMIPMPTLFDAPNERIRSRRNDASLNQADRKQYELDISRILHGEDTRTTLMIKNIPNKYTSKMLLATIDEHHQGTYDFIYLPIDFKNKCNVGYAFINMIDPMQIVPFFQAFNGKKWEKFNSEKVASLAYARIQGKAALIAHFQNSSLMNEDKRCRPILFHSDGPNAGNQEPFPMGLNIRSRPGRTRSNSNEENHHQGSPPPSAIGEESNSGTDSSSGSSKGLE